The Camelina sativa cultivar DH55 unplaced genomic scaffold, Cs unpScaffold00715, whole genome shotgun sequence genome contains a region encoding:
- the LOC109131604 gene encoding uncharacterized protein LOC109131604 yields MSRFMGGLNREIQDRLETQHYVEIEEMLHKAVMFEQQIKRKNSRSSYSTAKTSYSSGKSSYQKEDKPGYRKDYKPFVKPKPFESDPKGKGKEVITRTRDIRCFKCQGLGHYASECVNKRIMVLKDNGEVESEEERSENDSVEEGLEAPAKGELLVARRSLSVLTKSEEQAQRENLFHTRCIVKDKVCSLIIDGGSCTNVASRTMVEKLGLEVLKHPKPYALQWLNEKGEMSVKEQVKVPLSIGKYQDEIMCDILPMDASHILLGRPWQSDRQVHHDGFTNRHTFEHNGRKTTLIPMTPHEVYLDQLSMKQRTAKQTEPTDNKGKSKVSHNSLLFVYKETLACSTNPEPVLPSKVELVLQEYNDVFPEDNPIGLPPIRGIEHQIDFVPGAALPNRPAYRTNPTETKELERQVNELMDKGHIRESMSPCAVPVLLVPKKDGSWRMCVDCRAINNITVKYRHPIPRLDDMLDELHGSSIFSKIDLKSGYHQIRMKEGDEWKTTFKTKQGLYEWLVMPFGLTNVKAIRDWPSPTNVS; encoded by the coding sequence ATGTCGCGATTCATGGGAGGTCTCAACCGCGAAATCCAAGACCGTCTAGAAACCCAGCACTATGTGGAAATTGAGGAGATGCTTCACAAAGCAGTCATGTTCGAACAGCAAATCAAGAGGAAGAACTCTCGATCCAGCTACAGCACCGCTAAGACCAGCTACAGCTCAGGTAAGTCAAGTTATCAAAAGGAGGACAAGCCCGGCTACCGGAAGGACTACAAGCCATTCGTCAAGCCAAAGCCATTTGAGTCAGACCCGAAAGGTAAGGGTAAGGAAGTGATCACGAGGACAAGGGATATTCGTTGCTTTAAGTGTCAAGGACTTGGGCATTACGCAAGCGAATGTGTCAACAAAAGGATCATGGTTCTTAAAGATAATGGCGAGGTAGAGTCTGAAGAAGAGCGTTCGGAAAACGACTCTGTGGAAGAGGGTTTGGAAGCCCCAGCTAAAGGAGAGCTGCTTGTTGCTAGGAGATCGTTGAGTGTTCTAACCAAATCAGAGGAGCAAGCGCAAAGGGAAAACTTGTTCCACACGCGATGTATTGTCAAAGACAAGGTATGTAGCTTGATTATTGATGGTGGAAGTTGTACTAACGTTGCAAGCAGGACTATGGTGGAAAAGCTTGGCTTAGAAGTGCTCAAACATCCAAAACCATATGCGCTTCAATGGCTCAACGAAAAAGGTGAGATGTCCGTTAAGGAGCAAGTCAAGGTACCGCTTTCTATTGGTAAGTATCAGGACGAAATCATGTGTGACATACTTCCGATGGACGCTAGCCACATTCTTCTTGGACGTCCATGGCAATCAGACCGACAAGTTCACCATGATGGCTTCACCAACCGACACACCTTTGAACACAATGGCCGCAAGACGACTCTCATTCCCATGACGCCGCATGAGGTCTATCTAGATCAGCTTAGCATGAAACAACGAACCGCCAAACAAACTGAACCAACCGATAACAAGGGTAAGAGCAAGGTAAGTCATAATAGTTTGCTATTTGTTTATAAAGAAACTCTTGCTTGTTCTACTAACCCCGAACCGGTGCTACCGAGTAAAGTTGAGTTGGTTTTGCAAGAATATAATGATGTGTTTCCGGAGGATAATCCCATTGGTCTGCCACCAATCCGAGGGATCGAGCATCAAATCGACTTTGTGCCGGGAGCCGCTTTACCAAACCGACCAGCTTACCGCACCAACCCAACCGAAACCAAGGAGCTTGAAAGACAAGTGAACGAGCTGATGGACAAAGGACATATTCGAGAAAGCATGAGTCCATGTGCCGTTCCAGTGTTGCTAGTACCTAAGAAAGATGGGAGTTGGCGAATGTGCGTGGACTGCCGAGCCATCAACAACATAACGGTTAAGTATCGCCATCCTATCCCTAGATTAGATGATATGCTTGATGAATTGCATGGTTCTAGCATCTTTTCTAAGATTGATCTTAAAAGTGGATATCATCAAATCCGtatgaaagaaggtgatgagtgGAAAACAACTTTTAAGACAAAACAAGGGTTATATGAATGgttagtcatgccgtttggtttAACTAATGTNAAGGCAATCAGAGATTGGCCGAGTCCTACCAATGTGAGC